Genomic window (Primulina eburnea isolate SZY01 chromosome 8, ASM2296580v1, whole genome shotgun sequence):
TTTGTTGAATGGTATGGTTGACTTGAAAAACTCCAAAAATACGGATTTTGGTGGGGCGTTTTATGACTCCATCAAGGGAAAATTTCAGGTTGATTTTGCAAGGGaacaacttcgtaccaagaTCAGCAGGATTAAAAAGAGGTTCTTGAATGCGCTTAAGAAAGGACGGAACGGATTGGACCCTGTATTTTCCAAGCCACATGATGTGATGGTATTTGAACTCTCTAAGAAAATTTGGGGCGGCGAGAGTGGCAATAAGAATGATTCTAGCGAAGGGGTTGGGGAGAAATCGAAGAACGACACCAGTAAAAGAGAAAAATATCGTGTGGGACGAGGAAGAGATagtaaaaaatgaaaatgacgGTGATGAAGGTTTAATGTGGTCCAAGTACGAATTTTTCAGCTCTTCTTTTAATAATTTGGTTTGGAAGTTTCCCTCTTTGGGGATGTCTGATTCTGGAATGAGCCTGGTGAAGGAGAAGTTGAGTTTCATTGGAAATGCTAAGGCCAAGGAATTGAATCAGAAGTGGAAGCAAATGGTTATGGAGGAGACTGAGCTCCATTATAGGATGTTGTCTTTGATGAGGGAACAGGTTGAATTGGCGTTGGATCAATGAATGGGTAACTTGTTGGctgcaagtttatgtttttgtTCGATATAGACCATTTGAATAGTAAGCAGCAAGAGTTTGTCTCCATTGAGGATAATGGACCTTTCAATTTTGGAAATTTAAATATCTAAATAGACTTTGTGGTGGGTCATTGTTTTGTTGATGAAATTAGAGTCTAATATATAGTGTCTACCATTACCTTATCTAGTCATAGAGCTTTCTGTTATGTTCTGTTAATTAGCTGCATTGGAGGAATAATGCCGATAtcctatttattttttgtttaaagtTATCTGATACTCGATGATGACGGGTTGAATTTCCGTTTTGGCTCTTTATTTTTGTCATCTCTTTAATGGTAATGAATAAATTTCGAATCTTTGTGGGTAAGATCTTAAGTTTTTTAAAGCTGATTTGCACTCAACTAACCAGCCAAAAACCCCAGTTCTTAGTTTTGGAAAATAGAATTGTATCAGTCAAATATATTTCAAAGACCATGTGTCTGCCGTAGCATATACCTGATGCGTGGTTGCATCATAGTGGGAATGTGTTTGATGCTTACCCTTAAATACTAATTGGGTTTCACTGGACGAAGGGCTTTTTCCAAACAACCACATATTCCAAATTGGTGGATAATTTAAGTTCCATTTCTCTTTATTTATACTTCCTCGCAGTCTTAAAAGCATTTAATTGTTAACTTTCTCtccatatttgtgtgggataCGTGAGCAAAGTGTGTTTTTTGTTGTTCAATTTTTCCTTTTCGGGAAACCTTGTATCATGGGATTCATTGATTCCTAAGGGCTGCTTTTCGATGTTCAGAAAGTGATAACCATACTCCAGGGGTGAGGATCTAATCTGTCTGCCTGTTACTAGAATTCACGTCTTTCTAGACAAAAATGCAAATTGCCCTGTTCTTAGAGTGGTTTTGATATCAGAGTTTATCATCTCACCCAGTATGCTATTGTCAAATTATAAAGACAATATGTCCCATTTGTTTCTGTTTTCTTAGCTTTTGCATCTCAAGTGCCTTGAGTTTAGGTGGCCATTTTCATATCTTTGCATTTCCTTAGGTTGTTGAATACTTGATGGAAAGTTATTACCCACTGCATTTGCTTATTTCTGCGATTGCTTAGCCCGCtgatataaaataaaatgtcgAAAGAATGTATTGGTCAGTATGCCAAATGCTAGGTGTTTTCATTTGTTCCATTCAAAACGCATGGGCTTAGGACATCATCATATTTATATGCTGAGATACTGTAAGAATAACTGAGTTGGACTCAGAAATAGCCTTAACCTTCTTTTGACAAATGACGAGAATCTACAACAGTAACTTTTCATTATTATCATCTGTGAGGCTTTTTGGTTGCTTTGAATTAAGTTTTTACATGCTAGTTCTTCTTCACCAAGCTGTGCAGGTATTGTATACATAAACCGCATATCATCCAGCATTTTCGTGTGAAATGAGAATGATATGATATCATAAGAAAATTTCGGTTCTTGCATAAGGGCAGTTGCCCTTATGTAGGATCCAACGGCCCATGTTTGGCCAAGGATATGAAGTCCATGGTAGACGCCACATATCAACGGGGCTAAGCCTTACTGTTATTGTCAAATTAATCGATTTCATACCGTATATTGTCAGCAACTGCGGGAATCTTTTGGTCTACTGTTGTTTATTATTTATAgacaagaattttttttttttttaaaaaaaagaggtTTTCAAATCTATCAGCATAATCCAGTACAGCTTGAGTTCATCTTGGGAAATTTGAAATTCCAATGTCattaaaaaaatgttaatttCAAGTTCTTTTGCTTAGAGTCATTTGTCAGATAGAAATATATCGATATAAAACGCTAATCAAAAGTTCCTGTCGCCCTATTTCTCCTTCAAACCATTACACTAGAGACTAATGTAGCATTgaattgataaataaaaaagaCTCAAAAGGTACCCATGTATGGGCTCGAGGAGCTCGAGAACTCAAATAATAATCCAAACACTCGAGCAAAAAGTCTCGTCTTAAAGAAAGACAGTACCAGCCTTGGTTTCAAAACACTACCTAAATTTCTGGGCTATGCCGGGAGGGTGGCAGTGGAAGTAACATAATATGCGACATGAGAACAGGGCATGTACCATACACAATATCCCTCCAATCGACAAGAAATGGTGGTGAGTGAAACCACATGATCCTCTTGATTTGTTGTTCGACATTATTCCGATCACCAGCATCGACAATCCAACGGCCAGGATGATCCtagatatttaaattaaacAGATTGATCAAATCATACTTTTGGTACATTCTAAGGCCTTAATATAGAGAAGAACATACTATTCTTTAGTCTTCATTAATGCCAAGGAGCAGACTAATTAATTTAACATGGACAAATTAAGTGGAGGTATATGAGCAGATTTAAtgaatgaataatttttattttttgttaaaaattaaatctatATTCAGCTCAATATCTTGTATAACAAGACAGAGCTTAGTTTATTCATGTTTCATTGTATATTGAAAGTTCTGGAAGTGGGAAGTTCATACCATGTAAAAATCAGGCAGGCCACAGACAACTGCTTGCTTGGAGATGCCTTTTGGAACTCTTCTTGAGTGCAGACATTACAGCCTCCAAGCAAATTTGCGAGAATGTGAGCTATCCCTAGAAAGGACGCGGCACATAATCCAAGAATGTATGCATCATGACTTGGCTCTTTGCACTCAAAAATCCACAGCCTCAAATGTTTTTCCTAATCAAATCaagaaacaaaatatacaaccaAACCAAGATAGTAATGAAGATGATTCTGTCATATAGGAGGGCAAATCCGATGATAAAAGGGGAAACACACCTGGTTTTGAGCAGCTTCAGCTTTGATTCCAAGAATTCCAGCAGTGACATCCAATGCCACAATcaagaaacatgcaaatatgccaACCAGTTTACTCATTTTTCAAGAATGTAAAAAAAGGGCAAGCTAGCTGATGTGTGTATCTCTATTAGGTATGTATGTACGTGTCTGACgagtttttatcaaattcttaatTCGAAGGAAAAGCAAAAGCATATACATGAACCAAGTGGTGTGATCAAGATTTGAGTCATGATGAAGAAAGGCACTTTTGTCAACGATGTGGCGACTTTATTTTACTTTGTGCCtacttttattttcttttaaattttttatgccTTTCACCTTTGAACAAGGAAAGTAGGGTATAAACCAACTAAGGAGTATATGCTAGTGTGGGTTTAAACCTCGTtccaatattttattaaattacttAACCATTCTACGCCTTTTATTTTAAGGGTTCCATCACCGAGTATCAGAGAAGATTTGAATCTGACAAAGTAGAAGGTAAAAGTATCGGAGCATTGGTGCATGTGGCATAtaaatttctttctttttcttttcttttgttttgttttttattaACGCGTCCTAaagtaatttattaatttactctcataatcaagaaattaaacatgaaaTTATGCTTTACAGTTCATGCATAATTTTTAAGACACGTACAATACTTCATGAATTTTGACTTCTGAGAAATTACTAATTTAGAGTCAGATCACGACCAACAATCTCAAACTCTTGAAAATGGTCCTAACATGTATTATATCGCATTTTATTAGggtgaaaaaggaaaaaaaaaaaaaaaaaaaaaaaaaaccaaccaATCTTTTCAGTGAATAGATTGAACAACGACACACAATTATACATGTAGGTTCAATTCCATGtgataaaattcatcaaattttgaaacttgAAATAAAACTTACATGTTTGTAGATTATAcgtgattatatatatattttgatgaGTGAGTATATAGTAAATTATTCCTACGAATTAACAGTAACAATTGTTTTGAAACAATAGATTTTACATTTctacaaattaaataatatcAACTTTGAACGGTTTTCCTTGTAAAAGAACATGAATTTTCTGAATGTTATATTGTTTTGCAAATGAACAGTAGGaaacaataacaaataaatGTAAAACAAAGCAGCAAAAATTTAACACTGAATATCACAACCAATTGATCTCATCTAAAGCATACGATTACGAATTTGTGCATCTGAAATTCGTATCGGATTAGTACTAATAATGGCGTAATTCCAATCTCAATTAACCAACAAAATGCATGTCTCACTATCATTAAGTTTCACAACCCTAAAATTATACTAATCACAGTTTCAAAACCCTAAAAAGCTAGCTAATCACCCCCAAAAGGAAATTAAACAAGAAGATCGGGAGGATGAAGCATGCAAGCTAATAAAGATGAGTTAAAGTGTGTAATGATCCGGTCCCCATGCATTGGTGTTTGAATCAAAGAGAATGCGGCTAAATTGAGCTTTCCTCTCAGCGTTGTTGTTAAGCAAAAGAAGCTGTTCCAGTGAGTAAACGCAACAGCCGTTTGAGTAGAGCAGTGTCTGAGCAATGGGTGAGTGAAGAAGAACTTGTAACAGCTGCTGCCGATTAAGCCTCCCCAAATGATCACCAACAACACCATGGCTTCCGCGATTCAGACTGGATGAAGTTGCCCCGCCCCCATGGCTGTCGCTTCCGGTATTAGGCATGGCCTGGAGGATACTAACCTGCGCCTGGAGGAACTTGATGTACTTGTACGCTTCCTCGAGTACGGTCGCCATGTCCATTTTCTTATCCCAAGGCAAAAGTTTCTGTAAACACCGCGTCTTTTCGCTTAGCTTCTGCTGCTTCCTCCTCCGATTCCGATTCAGAGAGTCG
Coding sequences:
- the LOC140838470 gene encoding LOW QUALITY PROTEIN: STOREKEEPER protein-like (The sequence of the model RefSeq protein was modified relative to this genomic sequence to represent the inferred CDS: deleted 1 base in 1 codon); the encoded protein is MAPKSLSNPRSSKQEEELERPTSSEERGDGQESEEEEEDSSGEEDEESSAEGDQEKEPEVLPKSIAQENGSDSEPESDDSPSAYKMQPIPKTLVTASKRKNQEIIDGGNSPKSNKRTKAEEKKSDSVVSSAPGYITRLWSDDDEIALLNGMVDLKNSKNTDFGGAFYDSIKGKFQVDFAREQLRTKISRIKKRFLNALKKGRNGLDPVFSKPHDVMVFELSKKIWGGESGNKNDSSEGVGEKSKNDTSKREKYRVDEEEIVKNENDGDEGLMWSKYEFFSSSFNNLVWKFPSLGMSDSGMSLVKEKLSFIGNAKAKELNQKWKQMVMEETELHYRMLSLMREQVELALDQ
- the LOC140837697 gene encoding LOW QUALITY PROTEIN: protein VASCULATURE COMPLEXITY AND CONNECTIVITY-like (The sequence of the model RefSeq protein was modified relative to this genomic sequence to represent the inferred CDS: deleted 1 base in 1 codon), coding for MSKLVGIFACFLIVALDVTAGILGIKAEAAQNQEKHLRLWIFECKEPSHDAYILGLCAASFLGIAHILANLLGGCNVCTQEEFQKASPSKQLSVACLIFTWIILAVGLSMLVIGIMSNNKSRGSCGFTHHHFLSIGGILCMVHALFSVAYYVTSTATLPA
- the LOC140837698 gene encoding uncharacterized protein, whose protein sequence is MERESQFQTPPPDHTAAPSVGEAYINGFYEGLSFHTLLTYDPYDTSSPPPATYGTVFDLPAQTQDILLMPKSEPQNYPPEISTFYEAFSTEAPPYNFFSDVVSSSHHHLPSLLSLEPPRNTAVDSLNRNRRRKQQKLSEKTRCLQKLLPWDKKMDMATVLEEAYKYIKFLQAQVSILQAMPNTGSDSHGGGATSSSLNRGSHGVVGDHLGRLNRQQLLQVLLHSPIAQTLLYSNGCCVYSLEQLLLLNNNAERKAQFSRILFDSNTNAWGPDHYTL